From a single Lytechinus variegatus isolate NC3 chromosome 9, Lvar_3.0, whole genome shotgun sequence genomic region:
- the LOC121421050 gene encoding PHD and RING finger domain-containing protein 1-like: MADNLRGGGPFALCSLHSAAVEIHANLDPALGAYQRPILARHLTLDAAKMETNNNHNEEGLKQPIGDVEKSMEFDKRSEDDSDDEEVWESVSELASDEEYVTDDGEEEEEGGLGEFEEDEEEDDDDDEDEDEEEDDDEEDDDDQEEEEVEEGNGMDDGTVSSGDEGGEKCAICLCSFNNQEVGSPESCDHTFCFECIYEWSKNVTTCPVDRSVFTLILVRNTFHGEIVRQMEVKAQEALDEDQDPTYCEVCGECDREDRLLLCDECDAGYHCECLTPPLVHIPIEEWYCPNCATPDHEDESSEEEYISNLRRPVRRVREHARAIARTQVAERVLSRVRQARELRRIDEQEQTGAASTSAPRVPKARRKTVRKRKTTKRKTTKRKRNTTKRKTTTRKKRKSTTTTTASGTKKKRRKTRRKKRKVRRTSVGARTARPSVAKTIRRRIAGKLNLVKPKVGSMMPDIKQKGEHSLLLKRHEIGVASLSLTGSEHLFDPSGYDESPVTRGPGAQSAPTPARLSTSSASTSSGPLDLLGSIMQGQNILHMKSENITIHKDGTLSSAKKKPDEKSTAKRSPKKTAHRSSTSSTTSHKYNSEKESSKPVTDVTSQHRRSSEGHAQGHGQGQKTSDTWRSGMQSLSGEASQNIHHGIKDDDLEPVLMDIDDDDDDDRDLNFMSKGKESFIGSSVGRMQQSHGTNSHSESLRTKADCQVDEPCLQNIPLQPNEGQESQGMDDNGNDESDGDVGYHGNSDDQEGDGGYEQDGGEEDQGDQEENPINNNNNNDGEEDGGDGDDGDEGEDGDGDEGEGGDDEEEEEEAEEEEAEEEEAEGEEAEAEDAPLDAEEDQELYADLEYTDKKNDGQTEEEDRPAREVAEEEVNIKNAAPDDGVVSQQIEDAGSQDDGCEDENEKGEESEEEQLAEEQEEEEGDVEEEQEVDEEEEEVEEEVEEEKQGEEEEQHNEELKNNVDQEETEEGNAGEDEGEEAEKVEEQKGDDEEEDGEAEEIGDGQEESTVTAEKSSDRTSSRPLIGELECEDISDEDNVPEDDGQQGSESDEEGMIIETSDGRVIEAKPKAKDSRKEQRTEPVESHQTPVEETESAVKHGASSAEEGEVKTDDESKKGKKARGKRKRKKRNRDKRNVVVDPRKSISLHPQLPADRLPTRGDEPSGRREGSREAFGDLRQVIQVKRDTPYTAEELRRYHEECWEEYNRRRDERRVERVGAAWDQYTYDQYAYYEAWRSMGGEFATGRPWGLHVQRDRSPIYDRRKNGEPQAFDPRLETQRQSARKDNERGKEEGSRKSSEKKTKSESDKGRKDQPTKKESSRSQKDDKDKVKKEKTKSKGHIHENSARDKNGRERDGGEKDKKSRDKEKEKEKDRVSRNKHGHDRDKDQSRQKERERSRERDRSRKDREHRSRERDKHRSRDRERSRDRGRDKHHKRGSEREHSRSKEDHGRSRHRSRSRDRERSRKRDRSSESDRVSSKDRRRDRSRDRGRDRSREKAAHRDHDKSKDRERTREIVKKTEERKSISSVKVPQRKERGKVTVDASGVRKILLGEKAKPKEPKKVVEKPIPVTAKVEKVKVKKVKKEKTGAEGKVEKKGKKTKLKGEKKVTKGKKKKVVSKRPLSFDVDEISTPTKKKKAPAPVEQAQKAEDIVLKPPSPLKFDDDDADDMMPVPSTTRSGSCSPDLYIDIAAPDSDLSRTVTEPSKPLPKPKSPADVAVADSSHLETDMYDPFNPTASPPSGIKSPSPIVSEASPLHDTATSSSVEVFKRAATPPPEVPPNPTSTTDVSSSDMATNPPQQGMTNEDRLMLASQASQQITKILNQLATVPVAKPRVSPESPIEQTMSSASIELGLSPEHVGGSSISVSSLGSEKNYKVDPIIPQDNIGDVQEDDIEMSAVDLYNKNSRDRYLKKLYHQERVVEEVKLAIKPHYQRKVINKEDYKEILRKSVNQVCHSKTGEINPVKIRRLIDGYVKKVQHKNKKPGDKLGKLSGGSAGKTTFKSSSKGSSKSSSKSGSKTTREPASASKLIEKGRSLGLKSK, translated from the exons caaataataatcataatgaggAGGGGTTGAAGCAACCTATTGGAGACGTTGAGAAATCAATGGAGTTTGATAAACGTAGTGAGGATGACAGTGATGACGAAGAGGTCTGGGAGTCAGTCAGTGAACTTGCCAGTGATGAAG AATATGTAACCGATGACggtgaagaagaggaagaaggaggatTAGGAGAATTTGAggaggatgaagaagaagatgatgacgacgatgaagATGAAG ATgaagaagaggatgatgatgaggaggacgATGATGaccaggaggaggaggaggtcgAAGAAGGCAATGGGATGGACGATGGCACCGTATCCAGTGGAGATGAGGGAGGAGAGAAGTGTGCCATATGCCTTTGTTCGTTCAACAATCAAGAGGTCGGCTCACCTGAAAGCTGCGATCATACATTCTGCTTTGAGTGCATCTATGAATGGTCAAAG AATGTGACAACGTGTCCAGTTGACCGAAGTGTGTTCACACTCATCCTAGTTCGAAATACTTTCCATGGGGAGATTGTGAGACAGATGGAAGTCAAAGCTCAAGAAGCCCTGGATGAAGACCAAGATCCAACATACTGCGAG GTCTGTGGAGAATGTGATCGAGAGGATCGTCTGCTTCTCTGTGATGAGTGTGATGCTGGATACCATTGTGAATGCCTCACCCCGCCACTCGTTCACATCCCTATTGAAGAATGGTATTGTCCAAATTGTGCAACACCTGACCATGAAG ATGAGAGCAGTGAAGAGGAGTATATTTCTAACTTGCGTCGTCCTGTGAGGAGGGTTAGGGAGCATGCACGTGCCATTGCTAGGACACAGGTAGCAGAGAGAGTCCTGTCGAGGGTTCGCCAAGCGAGGGAGCTGCGACGCATCGATGAGCAAGAACAG ACTGGTGCTGCTAGCACAAGTGCTCCGAGGGTACCCAAAGCACGGAGGAAAACGGTACGCAAACGAAAGACCACCAAGCGCAAGACCACCAAACGCAAGCGCAATACAACCAAAAGGAAGACGACTACGAGAAAGAAGAGGAAGTCCACGACAACCACAACGGCCTCCGGGACCAAGAAGAAGCGTAGGAAAACCAGACGCAAGAAACGAAAG GTTCGGAGGACCTCTGTTGGAGCTCGTACTGCCCGACCCTCGGTAGCCAAGACTATACGTCGCAGGATAGCTGGTAAACTGAACCTGGTCAAACCTAAGGTTGGGTCCATGATGCCCGATATCAAACAAAAAGGAGAGCACAGCTTGCTGTTGAAGCGTCATGAGATTGGCGTCGCTTCCCTGTCCCTCACCGGAAGCGAACATCTGTTTGACCCAAG TGGTTATGATGAGTCACCTGTGACCAGAGGACCAGGTGCTCAGAGTGCCCCAACTCCAGCAAG ACTCTCTACCTCTAGCGCATCTACCAGCAGCGGGCCGTTGGACCTACTAGGCAGTATTATGCAAGGTCAGAACATTTTGCACATGAAGAGCGAGAACATCACCATTCATAAAGATGGCACACTAAGTTCAGCAAAGAAGAAACCAG ATGAGAAGTCGACTGCTAAGAGATCTCCAAAGAAGACAGCTCATAGATCCTCAACTTCATCCACTACTAGTCATAAATACAACTCAGAGAAAGAAAGCTCGAAACCTGTGACAGATGTGACCTCTCAGCATCGAAGGTCATCTGAAGGTCATGCTCAAGGTCACGGCCAAGGTCAAAAGACTTCTGATACTTGGAGAAGCGGGATGCAGTCGTTGAGCGGGGAAGCATCGCAAAATATTCACCATGGTATTAAAGACGATGATTTGGAGCCTGTGCTTATGgatattgatgatgacgatgatgatgatagagatTTGAATTTCATGAGCAAGGGGAAGGAGTCGTTTATAGGCAGCAGTGTTGGTAGGATGCAACAAAGTCATGGCACGAACAGCCACTCAGAATCCTTGAGAACTAAAGCAGATTGTCAAGTGGATGAGCCGTGCTTGCAGAATATACCTCTTCAGCCAAATGAAGGACAGGAGAGCCAGGGCATGGATGATAATGGAAATGATGAAAGCGATGGTGACGttggttaccatggtaacagcgATGACCAGGAGGGTGATGGAGGATACGAGCAGGATGGCGGGGAGGAGGATCAGGGCGATCAGGAGGAGAATCCaatcaacaataacaataataatgatggagAAGAGGATGGTGgagatggagatgatggtgatgaaggcGAGGATGGTGATGGAGATGAAGGGGAAGGAGGAGAcgatgaagaggaggaggaggaggcagAGGAGGAAGAGGCAGAGGAGGAGGAGGCAGAAGGAGAAGAAGCGGAAGCAGAAGATGCACCTCTTGATGCTGAGGAGGATCAAGAACTCTACGCTGATCTTGAGTATACAGACAAAAAGAATGACGGACAGACGGAAGAAGAGGACCGTCCTGCCAGAGAGGTAGCAGAAGAGGAGGTGAACATAAAGAATGCTGCACCAGATGACGGGGTAGTCAGTCAACAAATAGAAGATGCTGGCAGTCAGGATGATGGCTGTgaggatgaaaatgaaaaaggggaGGAAAGTGAGGAAGAGCAGTTAGCAGAAGagcaagaagaggaagagggtgaTGTAGAAGAGGAGCAGGAAGTggatgaagaggaggaggaggtggaggaAGAAGTTGAGGAGGAAAAacaaggagaagaagaagaacaacatAATGAGGAGTTAAAAAATAACGTTGATCAGGAGGAAACTGAAGAAGGAAATGCAGGAGAGGATGAGGGAGAAGAAGCAGAAAAAGTGGAGGAACAAAAaggagatgatgaagaagaggatGGAGAAGCAGAAGAGATAGGTGATGGACAAGAGGAGTCAACCGTTACTGCAGAGAAAAGCAGTGATAGGACTAGTTCTAGACCTTTGATTGGTGAACTGGAATGTGAGGATATTTCTGATGAAGACAATGTTCCGGAAGATGACGGGCAACAAGGAAGTGAATCCGATGAAGAAGGTATGATCATAGAGACAAGCGATGGCCGTGTGATTGAAGCCAAGCCAAAAGCTAAGGACTCCAGGAAAGAGCAGAGGACAGAACCTGTCGAGAGTCATCAAACTCCTGTAGAGGAGACAGAGTCTGCTGTGAAACATGGTGCATCATCCGCAGAGGAAGGTGAAGTAAAAACAGATGATGAATCAAAGAAGGGGAAGAAAGCGCGTGGCAAACGGAAGCGCAAGAAACGCAACCGGGATAAACGGAACGTTGTTGTGGATCCTCGCAAGTCCATCTCGCTGCATCCGCAGTTGCCAGCCGACAGGTTGCCAACGCGTGGTGACGAGCCTTCGGGGCGCAGGGAAGGCAGTCGCGAAGCTTTTGGTGACCTTAGACAGGTTATTCAGGTTAAGCGAGACACGCCATACACTGCTGAAGAACTTAGGAGATATCATGAAGAATGCTGGGAGGAGTACAACCGTCGACGGGATGAGAGGAGGGTAGAACGTGTGGGCGCTGCTTGGGACCAGTATACCTATGATCAGTATGCGTACTATGAAGCTTGGAGGAGTATGGGTGGCGAGTTTGCCACTGGGAGACCTTGGGGTTTACATGTACAGCGTGATCGATCCCCCATCTATGACCGCAGGAAAAATGGGGAACCGCAAGCGTTTGATCCCCGACTTGAAACGCAAAGACAAAGCGCGAGGAAGGACAATGAAAGAGGGAAGGAGGAGGGATCGCGGAAATCCagtgaaaaaaagacaaagtcTGAGAGTGATAAAGGTCGTAAGGATCAACCAACTAAAAAAGAAAGCAGTAGATCACAGAAGGATGATAAAGacaaagtaaagaaagaaaagactAAGAGTAAAGGACATATTCATGAAAATTCTGCTCGTGATAAAAATGGTAGGGAGCGAGATGGTGGGGAAAAGGACAAGAAGTCTCgtgacaaagaaaaagaaaaggaaaaggacaGAGTTAGTCGCAATAAGCATGGACATGATAGAGATAAAGATCAAAGCAGgcaaaaggaaagagaaaggagCCGGGAAAGAGATCGAAGTCGGAAGGATCGTGAGCATCGAAGTAGAGAAAGGGATAAACACAGAAGTCGCGACAGAGAGCGTAGTCGGGATCGGGGTAGAGATAAGCACCATAAAAGAGGTAGCGAACGTGAACATAGTAGAAGCAAAGAGGATCATGGTCGAAGCAGGCACAGGTCGCGTAGTCGAGATCGTGAAAGGAGTCGGAAGCGAGATAGGAGCAGTGAAAGCGACCGTGTTTCATCAAAAGACAGGAGGAGAGATAGGTCGAGGGATAGGGGCCGAGATAGAAGTCGCGAAAAGGCAGCACATAGAGATCATGATAAGTCTAAAGATAGGGAAAGGACTAGGGAAATTGTCAAAAAGACTGAGGAAAGAAAGTCTATATCCTCTGTTAAAGTCCCTCAGAGAAAGGAACGTGGTAAGGTTACCGTTGATGCTTCTGGAGTTCGTAAAATCTTGTTAGGAGAGAAAGCCAAGCCAAAGGAGCCTAAAAAGGTTGTTGAGAAACCTATACCAGTAACTGCTAAAGTGGAGAAAGTTAAAGTCAAGAAGGTCAAGAAAGAGAAGACAGGAGCCGAGGGCAAAgtggaaaagaaaggaaagaaaacaaagttGAAGGGCGAGAAGAAGGTAACTAAAGGTAAAAAGAAGAAGGTAGTTTCTAAGCGACCGCTGTCTTTCGATGTGgatgaaatttcaacaccaaccaAAAAGAAAAAGGCTCCGGCTCCTGTTGAGCAAGCACAGAAGGCTGAAGACATTGTTCTGAAGCCACCAAGTCCTTtgaaatttgatgatgatgatgctgatgacatGATGCCTGTGCCTTCTACCACACGTAGCGGGTCCTGCAGTCCTGACCTTTACATTGATATCGCTGCTCCGGACAGCGATCTATCAAGGACAGTCACAGAGCCTTCAAAGCCGCTGCCAAAGCCCAAATCACCAGCGGATGTTGCAGTTGCTGATAGCAGTCATCTTGAGACAGATATGTACGATCCCTTCAACCCAACTGCATCTCCTCCATCAGGTATCAAGTCTCCATCACCAATCGTATCGGAAGCGTCGCCTCTCCACGATACCGCCACGTCTTCATCCGTGGAGGTGTTCAAACGGGCTGCAACCCCTCCTCCGGAAGTGCCTCCGAACCCGACATCCACCACGGACGTCTCCAGCTCGGACATGGCCACCAACCCACCTCAGCAGGGCATGACCAACGAAGACCGTCTCATGCTGGCATCCCAAGCCAGCCAGCAGATCACCAAGATCCTCAACCAGCTGGCTACCGTTCCAGTCGCCAAGCCGAGAGTCTCGCCGGAGTCGCCCATCGAGCAAACCATGTCTTCAGCTTCCATCGAGCTTGGGCTTTCCCCGGAGCATGTAGGTGGGTCGAGCATCTCTGTCAGCTCCCTGGGATCGGAGAAGAACTACAAAGTGGATCCGATCATCCCGCAGGACAATATTGGGGATGTGCAGGAGGATGACATAGAGATGTCAGCCGTTGACCTTTACAACAAGAACAGTAGAGACAGG tATTTGAAGAAGCTCTATCATCAAGAGAGGGTCGTTGAGGAAGTGAAGTTAGCCATCAAACCTCACTATCAACGTAAGGTCATCAATAAAGAAGATTATAAAGAGATCCTCAGAAAATCAGTCAATCAG GTTTGCCATAGCAAGACTGGAGAGATCAACCCAGTCAAGATCCGCCGCCTCATCGACGGCTACGTCAAGAAAGTCCAGCACAAGAACAAGAAACCTGGCGACAAACTGGGCAAGTTAAGTGGAGGGTCCGCAGGAAAGACGACCTTCAAGTCATCCTCGAAGGGATCTAGCAAAAGCTCTAGCAAGAGCGGCAGCAAGACCACCAGGGAGCCGGCTAGCGCTTCGAAGCTGATCGAAAAAGGGAGAAGTCTTGGGCTGAAGTCGAAGTAA